A single region of the Cryptococcus decagattii chromosome 4, complete sequence genome encodes:
- a CDS encoding alpha-1,3-mannosyltransferase CMT1 — translation MFRNTFKNLHPRPATPPLPTSSHIPSPSKRPLFVLSVVLGIIFFLSFLSHPDPSAHRFQWPGIFPSPPPPVIHTKDYFLEKVLNATSKAFRETCPSAGDPVHLDPDLTEAQKKRYLPLKQSTKGRYLLVTNTRQIEAHLPDLLNTLIVLLRYLNPEHLAVSILEGPSSDCTQKAIEQVLKPMLEEQGLGRVWTRIETGESKIDWEKHNRIEKIAELRNRALAPLWQGVNDQKWENEIEAVVFFNDVYLHAADILEVLYQHVKNEAGITTAMDWWKKRPEYYYDIWVGRTIDTGDLFYPIDNPWWSPSSDLFPNSPNSLTAYSHLEPFQAFSSWNALAALSPEPFLPPHNVRFRRGDVKRGECAASECTLIASDFWKVGFGKVAVVPSVQLAYERDVVKDIIGDVGKQKEQLGWVDGVPPEHLDVEIEWTTKPPENVRCHAWPEINGLSANVWEETKWVKPWLE, via the exons ATGTTCCGGAATACCTTTAAGAACTTACATCCTCGTCCGGCAACTCCTCCGCTTCCCACATCATCTCATATCCCCTCTCCGTCCAAACGTCCTCTCTTTGTCCTCTCGGTCGTCCTCggcatcatcttctttctctctttcctctcaCACCCCGATCCATCAGCACACAGGTTTCAATGGCCTGggatctttccttctcccccaCCGCCTGTGATACACACCAAAGACTATTTTTTGGAAAAAGTGCTTAATGCAACATCCAAGGCGTTCAGAGAAACCTGTCCTTCGGCCGGAGATCCGGTGCATCTGGATCCTGATTTAACGGAAGCGCAGAAAAAGAGGTATCTCCCATTGAAGCAGTCTACAAAGGGAAGGTACCTTTTGGTCACTAATACTAGGCAGATCGAGGCGCATCTTCCTGATCTGCTGAATACTTTGATTGTTTTGTTGAGGTATCTCAACCCCGAGCACTTGGCGGTGTCCATTTTGGAAGGACCTTCCAGCGACTGCACCCAGAAAGCAATTGAACAAGTCCTCAAGCCTATGCTGGAAGAACAGGGTCTCGGAAGAGTTTGGACAAGGATCGAAACCGGGGAAAGCAAGATCGATTGGGAGAAACATAATCGAATCGAGAAGATTGCAGAGCTGCGTAATAGGGCACTGGCACCGTTATGGCAAGGGGTAAATGATCAAAAGTGGGAGAACGAAATTGAAGCGGTAGTTTTTTTCAATGATGTGTATTTGCATGCGGCGGATATACTTGAAGTGCTTTATCAACATGTGAAGAATGAAGCCGGGATTACTACCGCCATGGAttggtggaagaagagaccAGAGTATTATTACGATATCTGGGTAGGGCGAACA ATCGACACGGGCGATCTATTTTACCCTATCGACAACCCTTGGTGGTCCCCATCTTCGGATCTATTTCCCAACTCCCCCAACTCTCTTACCGCCTACTCTCACCTTGAACCATTCCAAGCCTTTTCGTCATGGAACGCTCTCGCCGCCTTATCACCTGAaccattccttcctcctcacAATGTCCGTTTTAGGAGAGGCGATGTCAAAAGGGGAGAGTGTGCAGCAAGTGAGTGTACATTGATCGCTAGTGATTTTTGGAAAGTCGGGTTTGGGAAAGTAGCTGTCGTGCCTAGTGTTCAG CTAGCATACGAGAGGGATGTTGTAAAGGATATCATTGGAGATGTgggaaaacaaaaagaacaGTTGGGATGGGTTGATGGTGTCCCTCCTGAACATTTGGACGTCGAGATTGAATGGACAACAAA ACCTCCTGAAAATGTCCGATGCCATGCTTGGCCAGAAATTAACGGATTAAGTGCAAACGTCTGGGAAGAGACAAAATGGGTAAAGCCCTGGTTAGAATGA